A single genomic interval of Apis cerana isolate GH-2021 linkage group LG14, AcerK_1.0, whole genome shotgun sequence harbors:
- the LOC107995411 gene encoding T-box transcription factor T isoform X1, giving the protein MQPAPATPGSPTRSSCCERDREREVHEDRGRERNNTGRQNRMTPEEDHEERGNERTVISGQNLGVMTVSGNQGLSLSLSLEDRDLWTKFQCLTNEMIVTKNGRRMFPVVKVVARGLEPKAMYTLLLEFVQVDPHRWKYVNGEWVPGGKAEVAPPNPIYIHPESPNFGSHWMKEAVSFAKVKLTNKSNGNGQIMLNSLHKYEPRVHLVRVDAVEERTVLTYRYPETQFIAVTAYQNEEVTNLKIKYNPFAKAFLDAKERPADPQTYPQYTGAWFLPQPTMGYEYNTATAIAAAQNQASVTVNNHLSNSCTVSTAGHRSTCRSTPYTLRHKYIQDEQRADPYGSVQLLHSTAYVAPPGWSPRSPESLQNLNPACLPPTQEWPTSPSPSPTSSSHAVFSRSVVGTASPTTATGCTLYVPSNLSSVPQEHNHCTDTSAWIHPTTLSEQQQQQQQSYLNLNLHLHHQMSSYTSVPHTGLHHTLHSNGTDTVPPVDEYVHEYHASPVQSTTPDRHSQHHHSQMLHLQPIQQAGTVSPVSVEYDTPSKEHHIPVSYSEQNADTLNDVQSDENRRYLTTVIDRHHRQDSDIANNDHQATAWTPLTPPPAPQTTAI; this is encoded by the exons ATGCAACCAGCTCCGGCTACACCCGGTTCTCCAACACGGTCATCTTGTTGTGAACGAGATCGCGAACGGGAAGTTCACGAGGATCGTGGAAGAGAGCGGAACAATACTGGAAGACAAAATCGAATGACTCCGGAGGAAGATCACGAGGAAAGAGGCAATGAAAGGACGGTGATTTCGGGACAGAATCTTGGTGTTATGACTGTTAGCGGAAATCAGGGATTATCTCTTTCATTGTCACTCGAAGACAGAGATCTATGGACtaaatttcaatgtttgaCCAATGAAATGATTGTAACAAAGAATGGAAG ACGGATGTTTCCTGTTGTTAAAGTGGTTGCAAGAGGATTAGAGCCAAAAGCTATGTACACTCTTCTTCTTGAATTCGTTCAAGTGGATCCACACAG atggaAATATGTTAACGGAGAATGGGTCCCAGGTGGAAAAGCGGAAGTCGCTCCTCCGAATCCAATTTACATTCATCCAGAGAGTCCAAATTTTGGATCTCATTGGATGAAAGAAGCGGTATCGTTTGCTAAAGTGAAATTGACAAACAAATCCAATGGAAACGGGCAAATTATGCTAAATTcattacataaatatgaaCCTCGAGTGCACTTGGTTCGCGTAGATGCAGTGGAAGAAAGAACG GTGCTCACCTATCGTTATCCTGAGACACAATTCATAGCGGTGACAGCTTATCAAAATGAAGaagttacaaatttaaaaattaaatacaatccTTTTGCGAAGGCGTTTCTTGACGCTAAAGAAAGACCTGCTGATCCGCAAACTTATCCGCAAT acACTGGCGCTTGGTTTTTACCACAACCTACGATGGGATACGAATATAACACAGCCACGGCCATTGCGGCCGCACAAAATCAAGCATCAGTGACAGTCAATAATCATCTTTCTAATTCTTGTACCGTTTCCACAGCTGGTCACAGGAGTACTTGTAGATCAACGCCTTACACTTTGAGACATAAATACATTCAAgatg AACAACGCGCGGATCCGTATGGTTCAGTACAACTTTTGCATTCTACAGCATATGTAGCACCACCAGGATGGTCACCACGTAGTCCAGAATCTCTGCAAAATTTGAATCCAGCTTGTCTTCCACCTACGCAGGAATGGCCCACATCTCCTTCACCTTCACCAACTTCATCTTCACATGCAGTATTCAGTAGAAGCGTTGTTGGAACAGCATCACCAACCACAGCTACAGGATGCACTTTATATGTGCCATCAAACCTATCTTCTGTTCCTCAGGAACACAATCATTGTACTGATACTTCAGCTTGGATTCATCCTACTACTCTGTCAgagcaacaacaacagcaacaacaatcttatttaaatttaaatttacatttacatcaTCAAATGTCATCTTATACGTCAGTTCCTCATACAGGATTACATCATACTTTACACTCAAATGGAACAGATACCGTTCCTCCTGTTGACGAATATGTTCATGAATATCATGCTTCTCCTGTTCAATCAACAACGCCCGATCGTCATTCACAACATCATCATTCTCAAATGCTACATTTACAACCAATCCAACAAGCTGGAACAGTCTCTCCTGTTAGTGTCGAATACGATACTCCTTCGAAAGAACATCATATACCTGTTAGTTATTCTGAACAAAATGCAGACACATTAAATGATGTACAGTCAGATGAAAATAGAAGATATCTAACAACGGTGATTGATAGACATCATCGACAAGATTCAGATATTGCAAATAATGATCATCAAGCTACTGCTTGGACACCATTGACACCACCGCCGGCACCACAAACTACAGCAATTTGA
- the LOC107995420 gene encoding EF-hand domain-containing protein D2 homolog, whose product MPADAELSNLLSRRQRINDELEEGKDVKKQYKFVNVYTEFHELSRREIKQYEQTFNRFDDGHDGFLDLSELKRMMEVLGAPQTHLGLKAMIQEVDEDGDGRISFREFLLIYRKARAGELEQDSGLGQLARLTEVDVDEVGVTGAKHFFEAKIEQLRKASKFEDEIRMEQEERKREEEEKAERRAQFRQKAALFGN is encoded by the exons ATGCCGGCAGACGCGGAGCTCAGTAATCTGCTTAGCAGGAGGCAAAGGATCAACGACGAGcttgaagaaggaaaagatgtGAAAAAGCAATACAAATTCGTGAACGTTTATACTGAATTCCACGAGTTATCCCGTCGTGAGATCAAGCAGTATGAGCAGACCTTCAACAG ATTCGATGATGGTCACGATGGATTTCTCGATTTATCCGAACTGAAACGTATGATGGAGGTTTTGGGAGCACCGCAGACCCATCTTGGTTTGAAAGCGATGATACAGGAAGTAGACGAGGATGGCGATGGACGTATTTCCTTCCGTGAG TTTCTCTTGATTTATCGTAAAGCACGAGCTGGTGAATTAGAACAAGATTCTGGATTGGGCCAGCTTGCACGTCTTACAGAAGTCGATGTGGATGAAGTAGGAGTAACAGGAGCTAAACATTTCTTTGAGGCTAAA ATCGAGCAACTACGGAAGGCGAGTAAATTCGAAGATGAGATTCGCATGGAACAGGAGGAACGAAagcgagaagaggaggagaaggcaGAAAGACGAGCGCAATTCAGACAGAAAGCAGCTTTATTTGGCaattga
- the LOC107995409 gene encoding E3 ubiquitin-protein ligase parkin, with product MSFFFGFIRNVFLKMLQLIWFSKRKITNSLSIYVKTNTGNTFAVDLDPKWDIKNVKELVASQMGTSPEDIKIIFAGKELHNSTIIEECDLGQQSILHAIRTPSQRLNKNKNTNIIDESLEISELNDSGGKPMNETLTDLPLDESDLQENSSMEEKQENRAHFFVYCTTPCKSVTIGKLRVRCATCNSGAVTVDRDPQCWPDVLQPKRITVHCENNFCPIPITVNDDTESQVLYAHFYFKCGKHTSLGEEDEAVPLYLIKPNLRKIPCLACTDVRDMVLVFPCEAGHVTCLDCFKDYCSIRLRERQFQFDNISGYYTLPCPAGCANSFVPEIHHFHLLTPEQYEQYQRFSTEEYVLRAGGLLCPRPDCGMGIIPESPDDGSDKCRKIQCFGGCGYVFCRRCLQGYHLGECELQQSESSNALHKSGYLLDPQKVNDAKWDEASKKIIKISTKPCPKCRTPTERDGGCMHMVCTRAGCGYHWCWICQTEWTRDCMGNHWFG from the exons ATGAGTTTCTTTTTTGGCTTTATACGAAATGTATTTCTTAAGATGTTACAATTAATTTGGTTTAGTAAGCGAAAAATAACTAATTCATTAAGCATATACGTGAAAACTAATACGGGAAATACATTTGCTGTTGATTTGGATCCAAAATGGGATATAAAAAACGTAAAAGAATTAGTAGCTTCTCAAATGGGAACATCACctgaagatataaaaataatattcgcagGAAAAGAACTACATAATTCAACGATAATAGAA gAGTGTGATTTGGGACAACAAAGTATATTGCATGCAATTCGAACTCCATCACAAagactaaataaaaataaaaataccaatATCATTGATGAATCTCTtgaaatttctgaattaaatGATAGTGGTGGAAAGCCAATGAATGAAACTCTTACTGATTTACCTTTAGATGAATCAGATCTGCAAGAAAATTCATCCATGGAAG agaaaCAAGAGAATCGAGcacatttttttgtatattgtacAACACCATGTAAATCTGTgacaattggaaaattaagaGTAAGATGTGCAACTTGTAATAGTGGAGCAGTTACAGTAGATAGAGATCCTCAATGCTGGCCAGATGTATTACAACCAAAAAGAATAACAGTTcattgtgaaaataatttttgtccaaTACCTATAACTGTTAATGATGATACAGAATCACAAGTTTTATATGcacatttctattttaagtGTGGGAAACATACTAGTTTAGGAGAAGAGGATGAAGCAGTTCctctttatcttataaaacCAAACTTAAGAAAAATACCTTGTCTTGCTTGTACAGATGTtag gGATATGGTTTTGGTTTTCCCATGTGAAGCTGGTCATGTGACTTGTCTTGATTGCTTTAAAGATTATTGTTCAATTCGATTAAGAGAACGTCAATtccaatttgataatattagtgGTTATTATACTTTACCATGTCCAGCAGGATGTGCAAATTCTTTTGTTCCTGAAATACATCATTTTCATCTTCTTACTCCAGAACAG tATGAACAGTATCAAAGATTTAGCACAGAAGAATATGTGTTACGTGCTGGTGGACTTTTATGTCCAAGACCAGATTGTGGTATGGGTATCATACCAGAATCTCCAGATGATGGTAGTGATAAATgcagaaaaattcaatgttttGGTGGTTGTGgg TATGTTTTTTGTAGACGATGTTTACAAGGTTATCATTTAGGAGAATGTGAATTGCAACAATCAGAATCATCAAATGCTTTGCATAAATCGGGATATTTACTTGATCCACAAAAAGTTAatgat gcAAAATGGGATGAAgctagtaaaaaaattattaaaatctcaaCAAAACCATGTCCAAAATGTAGAACACCAACTGAAAGAGATg gAGGATGCATGCATATGGTTTGCACTAGAGCAGGATGTGGTTATCATTGGTGTTGGATATGTCAAACAGAATGGACAAGAGATTGTATGGGTAATCATTGGTTTGGATAA
- the LOC107995411 gene encoding T-box transcription factor T isoform X2 translates to MQPAPATPGSPTRSSCCERDREREVHEDRGRERNNTGRQNRMTPEEDHEERGNERTVISGQNLGVMTVSGNQGLSLSLSLEDRDLWTKFQCLTNEMIVTKNGRRMFPVVKVVARGLEPKAMYTLLLEFVQVDPHRWKYVNGEWVPGGKAEVAPPNPIYIHPESPNFGSHWMKEAVSFAKVKLTNKSNGNGQIMLNSLHKYEPRVHLVRVDAVEERTVLTYRYPETQFIAVTAYQNEEVTNLKIKYNPFAKAFLDAKERPADPQTYPQSGHRSTCRSTPYTLRHKYIQDEQRADPYGSVQLLHSTAYVAPPGWSPRSPESLQNLNPACLPPTQEWPTSPSPSPTSSSHAVFSRSVVGTASPTTATGCTLYVPSNLSSVPQEHNHCTDTSAWIHPTTLSEQQQQQQQSYLNLNLHLHHQMSSYTSVPHTGLHHTLHSNGTDTVPPVDEYVHEYHASPVQSTTPDRHSQHHHSQMLHLQPIQQAGTVSPVSVEYDTPSKEHHIPVSYSEQNADTLNDVQSDENRRYLTTVIDRHHRQDSDIANNDHQATAWTPLTPPPAPQTTAI, encoded by the exons ATGCAACCAGCTCCGGCTACACCCGGTTCTCCAACACGGTCATCTTGTTGTGAACGAGATCGCGAACGGGAAGTTCACGAGGATCGTGGAAGAGAGCGGAACAATACTGGAAGACAAAATCGAATGACTCCGGAGGAAGATCACGAGGAAAGAGGCAATGAAAGGACGGTGATTTCGGGACAGAATCTTGGTGTTATGACTGTTAGCGGAAATCAGGGATTATCTCTTTCATTGTCACTCGAAGACAGAGATCTATGGACtaaatttcaatgtttgaCCAATGAAATGATTGTAACAAAGAATGGAAG ACGGATGTTTCCTGTTGTTAAAGTGGTTGCAAGAGGATTAGAGCCAAAAGCTATGTACACTCTTCTTCTTGAATTCGTTCAAGTGGATCCACACAG atggaAATATGTTAACGGAGAATGGGTCCCAGGTGGAAAAGCGGAAGTCGCTCCTCCGAATCCAATTTACATTCATCCAGAGAGTCCAAATTTTGGATCTCATTGGATGAAAGAAGCGGTATCGTTTGCTAAAGTGAAATTGACAAACAAATCCAATGGAAACGGGCAAATTATGCTAAATTcattacataaatatgaaCCTCGAGTGCACTTGGTTCGCGTAGATGCAGTGGAAGAAAGAACG GTGCTCACCTATCGTTATCCTGAGACACAATTCATAGCGGTGACAGCTTATCAAAATGAAGaagttacaaatttaaaaattaaatacaatccTTTTGCGAAGGCGTTTCTTGACGCTAAAGAAAGACCTGCTGATCCGCAAACTTATCCGCAAT CTGGTCACAGGAGTACTTGTAGATCAACGCCTTACACTTTGAGACATAAATACATTCAAgatg AACAACGCGCGGATCCGTATGGTTCAGTACAACTTTTGCATTCTACAGCATATGTAGCACCACCAGGATGGTCACCACGTAGTCCAGAATCTCTGCAAAATTTGAATCCAGCTTGTCTTCCACCTACGCAGGAATGGCCCACATCTCCTTCACCTTCACCAACTTCATCTTCACATGCAGTATTCAGTAGAAGCGTTGTTGGAACAGCATCACCAACCACAGCTACAGGATGCACTTTATATGTGCCATCAAACCTATCTTCTGTTCCTCAGGAACACAATCATTGTACTGATACTTCAGCTTGGATTCATCCTACTACTCTGTCAgagcaacaacaacagcaacaacaatcttatttaaatttaaatttacatttacatcaTCAAATGTCATCTTATACGTCAGTTCCTCATACAGGATTACATCATACTTTACACTCAAATGGAACAGATACCGTTCCTCCTGTTGACGAATATGTTCATGAATATCATGCTTCTCCTGTTCAATCAACAACGCCCGATCGTCATTCACAACATCATCATTCTCAAATGCTACATTTACAACCAATCCAACAAGCTGGAACAGTCTCTCCTGTTAGTGTCGAATACGATACTCCTTCGAAAGAACATCATATACCTGTTAGTTATTCTGAACAAAATGCAGACACATTAAATGATGTACAGTCAGATGAAAATAGAAGATATCTAACAACGGTGATTGATAGACATCATCGACAAGATTCAGATATTGCAAATAATGATCATCAAGCTACTGCTTGGACACCATTGACACCACCGCCGGCACCACAAACTACAGCAATTTGA
- the LOC133667320 gene encoding transcriptional regulator ATRX homolog has product MSSSAEKLKRKSNISGRSKKSFNFCSTPVFGKINKPDSISVSAVDTNSSSSTKEKRREIVTKDIEKKQKKKTKLKQKKLKQKKEDINKMEEKKTEKKKKKKKKKKRSKEKIIQIHSDENWETCDEVSRKSSIRKIISRSENDILFGDLKSPEKIREAPCFIEECLESPILRPREWKIESPEKINFQENELLPLKDLPLSYVQYNDSDDENDKLFLKKENIIKTYLGVRNKKQIKNDVRIEKCKSWLIDVSVPTTKSDFLWENFVRDNHENIGRYLKSPVYRADVSSIEHSKKMSNENEKSKNFEMQYEEKIARKKQDFKSNRIYKEMDTVRGYWDKSSKKWIRVYDQYKYPENEDNECKGMTLNQFLHKCKNQKEHVIELTSSSSSSIQQNINQKFEDLNSPNGKRKRKKKNIENFQLKSKKSRKMILDVSDSELQRINRVRRFASRLFEKERKMYNMSPTISKDIKSEHTVFPLKKIIKKESDGKIEDCKKERLSEKRKKPVIKSIKIVNYNINKQNEQL; this is encoded by the exons ATGTCTTCTTCAgctgagaaattaaaaagaaaatccaacATAAGTGGTCGATCTAAAAagagtttcaatttttgtagCACACCTGTGtttggtaaaataaataaaccagATAGTATAAGTGTATCTGCAGTTGATACTAATTCTTCATCgagtacaaaagaaaaaagaagagaaattgtaactaaagatattgaaaagaaacaaaaaaagaaaacaaaattaaagcaaaagaaattaaagcagaaaaaagaagatattaataaaatggaagagaaaaaaacagagaagaaaaagaaaaagaaaaaaaagaaaaaaagatcaaaagaaaaaataatacaaatacattCTGATGAAAATTGGGAAACATGCGATGAAGTCTCGCGAAAATCTTCAATTAGAAAGATTATTTCAAGATCTGAAAATGATATCTTGTTTGGAGATTTAAAATCGCcagaaaaaattcgagaagCACCCTGTTTTATTGAAGAATGTTTAGAATCACCGATTTTACGCCCTCGAGAATGGAAGATCGAAAGtccagaaaaaattaattttcaagaaaatgaaCTATTGCCCTTGAAGGATTTACCGTTGTCTTATGTACAATACAATGATTCTGATGATGAAAACGATAAGTTATTtctaa aaaaagaaaatataattaaaacgtatttaggagttagaaataaaaaacaaattaaaaacgatgtaagaattgaaaaatgtaaatcatGGTTGATTGATGTATCGGTTCCAACAACCAAAAGTGATTTTCTTTGGGAAAATTTTGTTAGAGataatcatgaaaatattgGTAGATATCTTAAATCACCTGTTTATAGAGCAGATGTGTCATCAATAGaacattctaaaaaaatgagcaacgaaaatgaaaaaa gtaaaaattttgagatgcaatatgaagaaaaaatagcaagaaaaaaacaagattttaaatcaaacagaatatataaagaaatggaTACTGTGCGTGGATATTGGGATAAATCTTCTAAAAAATGGATTCGTGTTTATGACCAATACAAATACCCCGAAAATGAAGACAATGAATGCAAAGGGATGACcttaaatcaatttcttcaCAAATGTAAAAATCAGAAAGAACATGTAATAGAACTAACATCtagttcttcttcttcaatacagcaaaatattaatcagaagtttgaagatttaaatagtccgaatggaaaaagaaaaagaaaaaaaaaaaatattgaaaatttccagCTTAAATCTAAGAAATctagaaaaatgatattagatGTATCAGATTCGGAATTACAAAGGATAAATAGAGTTCGCCGATTTGCATcacgattatttgaaaaagaaagaaaaatgtacaatATGTCACCCACAATTTCAAAGGACATTAAATCTGAACATACagtatttccattaaaaaaaataattaaaaaggaatCAGATGGTAAAATAGAAGattgcaaaaaagaaagattgagtgaaaaaagaaaaaaacctgtgattaaatcaataaaaatagtaaattataatataaacaaacaaaatgagcaattataa